One stretch of Hevea brasiliensis isolate MT/VB/25A 57/8 chromosome 12, ASM3005281v1, whole genome shotgun sequence DNA includes these proteins:
- the LOC110644412 gene encoding disease resistance-like protein DSC1, translated as MQSSKSAIYYAKGNPLALIVLGCFLFEKRKQDWEIALNKLRRTSNVGIKNVLRLSYDGLETEDKEIFLDIACFFKGEDVYFVKRILDGCGFSMDLGINILVDKSLITISNNKLWMHDLLQEMGWEIVQKESIEEPGKRSRLWHHEDVYHVLTKNTGTQEVEGIALDLSQTKELRLTSNTFKKMYNLRLLKFHDSDFENFSKVHFPDEGLTFHSNKLRYLHWYRYPSKSLPANFCPENLVELNLPRSNVEQLWEGVQDLVKLKRIDLSFSEYLIQIPDLSNAKELESLNLKGCTNLVEVSSYVQNLNKLEYLNMEGCKNLSCIPSTFASKLIRTLNLVGCSNLKKFPEIAGNVEELFLNYTAIEVVPSAIECLTKLVSLRLTSCAKLRSLPSHICKLKCLRMLNLCGCSKLESFPEILEAMEGLKYLYLANCRNLRSLPNSIGNLKNLAELDLRGTMIKELPSSIEHLTGLDQLELQNCKSLVNLPDSICNLKSLKNLHIDGCPKLDKLPENLDNLESLEDLDISGSAVKQLPSSIIHLKSLGRLLFRVQDSAGLLQIPTAIDRLSSLKTLFLSGNNFESIPASIEHLSQLHSLDVAYCRRLRSLPELPGSLQHLYAHECTSLESVLSSKHFSEIDYMLESSNFKHFAFTNCIKMDQKTRRSILAGTEQRIQVVATASDQLYNDERGSVKIHLPGGEIPMWFCNQNMGSSVSMQLHSSYSQLKGIALCVVLEFEENYVDSGLIVRCKCHFKTNHGGSSDLNFNLNNWLQWYYKPILFKSDHLFVWDDPCFDANIIDEDWFGKYSEATFEFFPLDYKENLLRNCKVKKCGVRLLLCERIAIRTYNSDEEEEPCPKRLKCLQE; from the exons ATGCAGTCATCAAAGAGTGCAATCTATTATGCAAAAGGCAATCCACTAGCCCTTATAGTTTTGGGTTGCTTTTTGTTTGAAAAAAGGAAACAGGATTGGGAAATTGCATTGAATAAACTGAGAAGAACATCAAATGTGGGAATAAAGAATGTCTTAAGATTAAGTTATGATGGATTAGAAACCGAAGACAAGGAAATATTTCTTGATATTGCATGTTTCTTTAAAGGCGAGGATGTATATTTTGTGAAAAGAATACTTGATGGCTGTGGTTTCTCTATGGATTTAGGAATTAACATTCTTGTGGATAAGTCTCTCATTACTATTTCAAACAACAAGTTGTGGATGCATGATTTGCTACAAGAAATGGGTTGGGAAATTGTTCAGAAAGAATCTATTGAAGAACCTGGCAAACGTAGCAGATTGTGGCACCACGAGGATGTCTATCATGTGTTGACAAAAAATACG GGGACTCAAGAGGTTGAGGGCATAGCTTTAGACCTCTCTCAAACGAAAGAGTTGCGCTTGACCTCCAATACTTTCAAGAAGATGTATAATCTTAGATTGCTCAAGTTTCATGATTCTGACTTTGAAAATTTCTCTAAAGTGCACTTTCCTGATGAAGGccttacatttcattcaaataagtTGCGATATCTCCACTGGTATAGGTACCCTTCAAAATCCTTGCCAGCTAACTTTTGTCCTGAAAACCTTGTTGAGCTCAATCTTCCTCGTAGCAATGTTGAACAACTCTGGGAAGGAGTGCAG GACCTTGTGAAGCTGAAGCGGATCGATCTCAGTTTCTCTGAGTATTTGATTCAAATCCCAGATCTTTCAAATGCTAAAGAACTTGAGAGTTTGAATCTTAAAGGGTGCACAAATTTGGTTGAGGTCTCCTCATATGTTCAGAATCTTAACAAGCTTGAATATCTGAATATGGAAGGTTGTAAAAATCTTAGTTGTATTCCGAGCACATTTGCTTCCAAGCTTATAAGAACTTTGAATCTGGTTGGTTGCTCAAATCTCAAGAAGTTCCCAGAGATTGCAGGAAATGTGgaagaattatttttaaattacacTGCTATAGAAGTTGTTCCCTCAGCAATTGAGTGCCTTACCAAGCTTGTCTCTTTGCGTCTCACAAGCTGCGCAAAGCTCAGAAGTTTGCCAAGCCACATTTGCAAGTTGAAATGTCTTCGAATGCTGAATTTATGTGGCTGCTCGAAACTTGAGAGTTTCCCAGAAATTTTGGAGGCTATGGAAGGTTTGAAATACCTTTATTTGGCTAACTGCAGAAATCTTCGGAGTCTTCCGAACAGCATTGGTAATTTGAAAAATCTTGCAGAGCTTGATTTAAGAGGGACAATGATTAAAGAGCTACCCTCGTCCATTGAGCATCTAACTGGCCTTGATCAGTTAGAACTACAGAACTGCAAAAGCCTGGTGAACCTTCCGGACAGCATTTGTAATTTAAAATCCCTGAAAAATCTTCACATCGATGGTTGTCCAAAACTTGACAAGTTGCCAGAGAACCTGGATAATTTAGAATCTCTGGAGGATTTAGATATAAGTGGAAGTGCTGTAAAACAACTGCCATCCTCTATCATACATTTAAAAAGTCTCGGAAGGTTATTGTTTAGAGTTCAAGATTCAGCAGGTTTAttacaaattcccacagcaatagACAGACTATCCTCATTGAAGACACTATTTCTAAGTGGAAACAACTTCGAAAGCATACCTGCAAGCATTGAACACCTTTCTCAGTTGCACTCGCTTGACGTGGCCTACTGCAGAAGGCTTCGCTCTCTGCCAGAGCTTCCTGGGAGTCTACAACATCTATATGCACATGAATGCACATCATTAGAAAGTGTACTTAGCAGCAAACACTTCTCTGAGATAGATTATATGCTTGAAAGTAGCAATTTCAAGCATTTTGCATTTACCAATTGCATCAAAATGGATCAAAAGACTCGCAGAAGCATTCTTGCAGGCACAGAGCAGAGAATTCAAGTTGTGGCTACTGCGTCAGATCAACTATATAATGATGAAAGG GGTTCGGTTAAAATTCATTTGCCTGGCGGTGAAATTCCAATGTGGTTCTGCAACCAAAATATGGGATCTTCAGTAAGTATGCAGCTTCATTCAAGCTACAGTCAATTAAAGGGAATTGCTTTATGTGTTGTGCTCGAATTTGAGGAAAATTATGTGGATTCCGGTTTGATTGTTAGATGCAAATGCCACTTCAAAACAAACCACGGTGGAAGCAGTGATCTGAATTTCAATTTGAATAACTGGCTTCAATGGTATTACAAACCAATTCTCTTTAAGTCAGATCATTTGTTTGTATGGGATGATCCTTGCTTTGACGCTAATATAATTGATGAAGATTGGTTTGGTAAATACAGTGAGGCCACTTTCgaattctttcctctagattatAAAGAAAACCTCTTACGGAATTGCAAGGTGAAGAAGTGTGGAGTTCGTCTGCTACTTTGTGAGAGGATAGCCATCAGAACCTATAATTCTGATGAGGAAGAGGAACCATGTCCTAAGAGATTGAAATGTCTCCAAGAATAG